In Malania oleifera isolate guangnan ecotype guangnan chromosome 8, ASM2987363v1, whole genome shotgun sequence, a single window of DNA contains:
- the LOC131161575 gene encoding LOW QUALITY PROTEIN: MLP-like protein 43 (The sequence of the model RefSeq protein was modified relative to this genomic sequence to represent the inferred CDS: inserted 1 base in 1 codon) encodes MAAGTGIVEKLEAELEIKASADHFHDILSSKPHHLSNVCPEKVQSCDIHEGEWGKESSVIYWKYVLDGKACVAKQIVEVIDSEKNSITWKVIEGELLEDYKSFKLIVQATPKGETTLVKWTLEFEKLKEHXPEPKKELDFLIHLTKDIEDHLVKA; translated from the exons ATGGCTGCAGGAACTGGGATTGTGGAGAAGTTGGAGGCAGAATTGGAGATCAAGGCTTCTGCTGACCATTTTCATGACATCTTAAGCTCTAAACCTCACCACCTATCCAACGTCTGTCCTGAAAAAGTTCAGAGTTGTGATATCCATGAGGGTGAATGGGGCAAGGAGAGCTCTGTTATCTACTGGAAGTACGTCCTTG acgGGAAAGCTTGTGTGGCGAAACAAATAGTAGAAGTCATAGACAGTGAGAAGAACTCAATAACATGGAAAGTGATAGAGGGAGAATTGCTAGAGGACTACAAGAGCTTCAAGCTCATTGTTCAAGCTACCCCGAAGGGTGAGACTACGTTGGTAAAATGGACCCTCGAATTTGAGAAGCTGAAGGAAC GACCTGAGCCCAAAAAAGAGTTAGACTTCTTGATTCATCTCACAAAAGATATTGAAGACCACCTTGTTAAAGCTTaa